The nucleotide sequence ACCTACAAGATCCAAGGTGAATAATGGTTTCAGCTGCTCCTAAATACTAAATCAGGAAACCAATGAGCTTGGCTTTTCTTTTGAAGGGCCTCAATTTCTTTTTGACTGATTTTTGGTACTTCTTGAACTTGTCTTCACCCAGGATATCCTTAAAAATTTTGCTGTTATCTTCTTTGACCCTCATGAACTTTTTGGTCTTTTCTTCTGGGGAATCATTACCTTTTGCGATTTCAAATAAATCATCAACCGCGTTTTTGTTGGTTGCTTTCAGCTTATCTTTTTTGTCTGAACTCAGGTCCAAACCTTCGAAGCTGTTCATTGCACCTAAAATTTCATTTTTGCTTACCTCACTTTCTTGGGCAAGCAGAGGTGGGGTGCAAATGAGTAAAGCAAATAAAGCAGGGAGGAACATTATTAGTTTTTTCATAATAGAGGAAATTTTGCTTACAGTGAATATACAAATATCTGATTTTTAATTAGATATAGTGATGGTTTTTATTCTGTAGCTTAATTATATTCTATTTTTTTATTGTATTTCCTCAGGTGTATGAAAAGAGATTTCATAGGAATATTATTGGTTAATTTTATTTAAACTTTTTACATTTATGGGATAATTTATTTTTTAAAATTAAAAACATATAGTTATTTGTGTTGTTAAAAGTGTTTTTTATGATATTTGGTGTTAATGTTTGTTTTGATCAATGGTTGCTTATTGAGTGAATTTTGGGACAAATCGAAAATCTTACCATATCGAATTTAAAGAAGAAAACAGAGGAGGGCTTTGATCATTTATATCATAGATATTACGAAGACCTGGTAAATTACGCATTTACTTTTCTGTTGGATTCCGGCGAGGCAGAAGATCTTGTTCAGAATCTCTTTATACATTTTTGGGAGAATCTGGATAGTTTTCAATTGAAAGGTACACTGGACGGATTTTTTTATACTGCAGTAAAGAACAGGTGTTTGAACAAGTTGAAAAGTATTGATGTCTATGATAAGCACAAAATCCTATATATAGAGGCCATGTTGGTGCATCTATCAAGGGAAGAAGAAATCGATAAAAGTGTACTTGAAGAAGAATTATTAATGGCCATAAATAATCTGCCAGTACAGGCAAGGGAAATCATTGTATTGAAATACTTCAAAGGCCAAAAAATAGCAGAAATAGCAGAAACACTTAACCTTTCTGAAAATACTGTAAAAACACAATTGAAGCGGGGTAAATCCAAGTTGAGGAATGAAATGAACCCTAAATTGTTTTCTATATTTTTCTTCTGATAATTATTTAGCCCAATTCCTTTACCTTGTTACTACTTCCAATCACTACTTTTTAGTACCTCTTTTACATACTATCAAGTGGCTTAATAATATGCGCTAGTCATAAATTCAGGCTATAAAGTGGGAAGAAATAAACTTATATAAATGATTAGTGTGTCATTTGGCCGAAAAAAAATATATTTTTTGTCACCCTTTTTTTTAAGTCTCATGTCATTTAAGTGATAAAGGACAATAAAATGATAGATTACCTTCTCATTTGGAAAAAAATACATGGGCAACTGTCTAATGCTGAAGAAAATGAACTTCAGGAATGGATAGCATCAGACAGCAAGCATGCGGAATATTATGCCAGAACCTTGGAATATTATAAATCGGGAAGAGATCCCAGGCTGCTACTTAAAGATGATGCATTAGCAAATTTAAAAAGCGGAATAACTTTTAAGAAAGAGAGAGATTTCAAAATTTGGAGATATGCAGCCGTAATCCTGCTACTTATTTTTTCCGGGACCATTTTATGGTTAAGTATTGACAATTTCAGTTCTTCCCAACTGCCTGATGAAGAGCTTTTGACAGAGCTGTCCAAGAATACAGGAAGTGTGCAGCTTTTTACATCGGGAGGCGAACAAATCAACTTTGACAAGGACAGTGTCTTTTCCATCGATGATGAGGAAGCAGCAGTTTCTGCACTTGGAAATAAGATTGAATATGAAAGCAAAGGTAATACAAAGGGCAAGTCGGCCATGAACATTCTGGTCATTCCAAGAGGAGAATCTTTCAATTTGGAATTGGCAGATGGAACTAAGGTATGGCTAAATTCAGAGTCTGTAATTAAGTATCCTTCAAAATTTGCAGACCAAATCAGGGAAGTTGAATTTTCCGGTGAGGCTTATTTTGAAGTGGCAAAGGATGCAAACCGCCCCTTTATTCTCCATTCCCAATCTCAGGAATTACGCGTTTTAGGTACATCCTTTAATGTCACTTCTTATAAGGACGAGGATAGGATTTTAACCACCTTGATAGAAGGTAGTGTGGCCATACAGCCAGCTTCAGGCGAGCAACTGATACTTCAACCCAACGAACAAAGTAGCTTGACCAAAGCTACGGGCATGATCGAAAAAAGAACGGTGGAGGTCGAAAACTTTATCGCCTGGAAGGACGGCATTATGCATTTTGATAATATGGAACTGCACGAACTGCTCGGTAGGCTATCGAGATGGTATGACATAAAAGTGGAATATGAAAATCAGGCTATTAGGACAAAAAAGTTTACAGGGGAAATCGCCAGATATGATGACATTTCAGAGTTTTTGAAAATGTTGGAAGCTTCAGGAATTGTAGAATTTAAATTAGATAAAAATGTAGTAACCGTGAAATAAAAAAAGGAGTGCTCCCAACACTCCTTGAGTTTGTTTAAATAAATGTTTAACCTTTTACAATTAAAATTTATGTTTAACAAGGATACAATAATACCCAAAAAAATCCGGAAAAAATATTTCCAAACCTTCTTGTTGACGATGTTGCTGTTAGCAGTCGCGAGTATGGAGGTTTCGGCCAATGTTTTTTCACAGACCTTGACCATGGACCTCAATGTCCAAAATGAATCCTTTGAGAGCATTCTCAAGGAAATCAAAAAAAAGAGTAAGTACAAAGTTTTGTACCCCAGTGATTTGTTTGAAGGGCTCCCCAATATGAGCATCAATGTTCAGAATGCCACCTTGAGCACCATTTTTAACAAATTAATAGTTCCTTATGGCTATAGCTATGTTTTGAGGGATAAGACCATTGTTTTTAAAAAAGAAGGTGAAGCACCTCCAAATGAAAGTTTTCAGACCGCTAGGGACCCTATTCTGGTGAAAGGTCGCGTGACCGATGAAAACGGGGAAGGACTGCCGGGTGCGAATGTACTGATAAAAGGTACTTCCAAAGGTACAGTAACAGATGTAAATGGTGATTATAGTTTATCCGTTCCTTCTGATGCTATCTTGGAAATCAGCTTCTTGGGATTTGTCAGCAAACAAGTAAATGTAGCCGGGCAGGAAGAAATTAATATTACCCTTTTGCCTGATGTTGAGGCTTTGGATGAAGTGGTGGTCATCGGTTATGGTAGTGTCAAAAAAAGTGACTTGACCGGAGCAGTGAGTACTGTGGATACCGAAAACTTTGATAAAATAGCGGGTACCTCGCCATTAAATGCCATTCAGGGTAGGGCCGCCGGTGTATCCATTTCAAGTGGATCAGGTCTGCCTGGATCTGGCTTTAATGTGACGGTCAGGGGAATCGGTTCGATCAATACCGGAAACGGGAGCGGTTCATCACCCATTTATGTAGTGGACGGTGTGATCACTAATGGTATAGAAAATATCAACCAAAATAATATTGAGTCAATTTCTGTACTAAAGGATGCCTCTGCTTCAGCCATCTATGGGGCCAGAGCGGCCAATGGCGTTATTTTGGTCACCACCAAAAGAGGAAGAGTAAATGTTGAACCTCAAATTACCTTTAATGCTTATTGGGGAATAAGCAATGAGAGTAACTTGAAGCATGAACTGTTGAATGCAGACCAGTTTTTGGAGCTTTGGACAGAGTCTTATGAGAACTCCAATATCCCTTTGGATTGGGAGCAAAGTGATTTGGCTTATTATGAAGGCGTCGATACCAACTGGAAAGACCTGATGCTACAACAGGGCGGTATACAATCATATGATGTATCGGTAGCAGGAGGTTCTGAGCGTTCCAATTATTTTGTGTCTGCCAATTTAGTAGATCAGGATGGGATGGTAATTGGTACTGGACAAAAGAAATATACTTTCAGAATCAATACCGATCACAAGATCCGAGATTGGTTCAAATTCGGTAATTCCCTGAACATTAGCTCTAATAAGGTGCTGGGAGACCAAACCTACTATAGAAAAGCACTAACCAAGGTGCCACTTACAAGAAATAAGGAGGAAGATGGAGACTGGGGGATCATTCACAATCCCGGATTGGAGCACTTCTTTGCCAATCCAATATGGGAGGCACAAAATAGCAGCCAGGAAGCCATTTGGAAGGGATTACAGGGAAACCTTTATATCACCGTTTCTCCGGTGAAAAACCTTGAGTTTACTGTAAGGGGAAGTCTTAACTATTCGGGGAAAAAACAATCTGATTTTGTTCCAGGTGTGCCTCCAGAGTATGGATGGGGAGGTACTAATGTCAATACCGTTTATAAGGAATCCTATGAAAATGTTTATTGGAGCAATGACTACTTGTTAAAGTACAAACTTGATGTCAAGGACCATGCTTTTAACTTTTTGTTGGGCTATTCCAGAGAAGAAAATTCTGCAGAAACCCTTTCAGCTCAGCGTACTGGTACGATTAATAATGACATCCGGTATTTGGATGCAGGAGATCCTACTAGCCAGATCAATAGTAACTTTTTCAGGGACTGGGCTTTGGTATCCATGTTTGGAAGGCTGAATTATTCCTTCAAGGACAAATACCTTTTTACCGGTACTATCCGTAGAGATGGTACTTCCAGACTTACGGAGGATAATAGATGGGGAGTTTTTCCTTCAGGTTCTATTGCTTGGAAGATTTCTGAAGAGGCTTTTTTGGAAAACAGTGCTGTATTGGAAGAATTGAAGTTGCGGGCCAGTTATGGTTCCTTGGGTAATGTAAACTCCATCGGAATATATGGGACCAGTGCCGCACTTACCAGTGAACGAGCCGTATCGAATAATCAACCTGCTTTGGGTTATACGATGACCTCAGC is from Echinicola marina and encodes:
- a CDS encoding RNA polymerase sigma factor gives rise to the protein MGQIENLTISNLKKKTEEGFDHLYHRYYEDLVNYAFTFLLDSGEAEDLVQNLFIHFWENLDSFQLKGTLDGFFYTAVKNRCLNKLKSIDVYDKHKILYIEAMLVHLSREEEIDKSVLEEELLMAINNLPVQAREIIVLKYFKGQKIAEIAETLNLSENTVKTQLKRGKSKLRNEMNPKLFSIFFF
- a CDS encoding FecR family protein translates to MIDYLLIWKKIHGQLSNAEENELQEWIASDSKHAEYYARTLEYYKSGRDPRLLLKDDALANLKSGITFKKERDFKIWRYAAVILLLIFSGTILWLSIDNFSSSQLPDEELLTELSKNTGSVQLFTSGGEQINFDKDSVFSIDDEEAAVSALGNKIEYESKGNTKGKSAMNILVIPRGESFNLELADGTKVWLNSESVIKYPSKFADQIREVEFSGEAYFEVAKDANRPFILHSQSQELRVLGTSFNVTSYKDEDRILTTLIEGSVAIQPASGEQLILQPNEQSSLTKATGMIEKRTVEVENFIAWKDGIMHFDNMELHELLGRLSRWYDIKVEYENQAIRTKKFTGEIARYDDISEFLKMLEASGIVEFKLDKNVVTVK
- a CDS encoding TonB-dependent receptor; this translates as MLLLAVASMEVSANVFSQTLTMDLNVQNESFESILKEIKKKSKYKVLYPSDLFEGLPNMSINVQNATLSTIFNKLIVPYGYSYVLRDKTIVFKKEGEAPPNESFQTARDPILVKGRVTDENGEGLPGANVLIKGTSKGTVTDVNGDYSLSVPSDAILEISFLGFVSKQVNVAGQEEINITLLPDVEALDEVVVIGYGSVKKSDLTGAVSTVDTENFDKIAGTSPLNAIQGRAAGVSISSGSGLPGSGFNVTVRGIGSINTGNGSGSSPIYVVDGVITNGIENINQNNIESISVLKDASASAIYGARAANGVILVTTKRGRVNVEPQITFNAYWGISNESNLKHELLNADQFLELWTESYENSNIPLDWEQSDLAYYEGVDTNWKDLMLQQGGIQSYDVSVAGGSERSNYFVSANLVDQDGMVIGTGQKKYTFRINTDHKIRDWFKFGNSLNISSNKVLGDQTYYRKALTKVPLTRNKEEDGDWGIIHNPGLEHFFANPIWEAQNSSQEAIWKGLQGNLYITVSPVKNLEFTVRGSLNYSGKKQSDFVPGVPPEYGWGGTNVNTVYKESYENVYWSNDYLLKYKLDVKDHAFNFLLGYSREENSAETLSAQRTGTINNDIRYLDAGDPTSQINSNFFRDWALVSMFGRLNYSFKDKYLFTGTIRRDGTSRLTEDNRWGVFPSGSIAWKISEEAFLENSAVLEELKLRASYGSLGNVNSIGIYGTSAALTSERAVSNNQPALGYTMTSAVNRDVTWESANKANLGVDASVINGRFYGSLDYFIENTFDMLFAEPIPRSSGLSGFPVINGGNVRNKGFEVVLGARGGNSDWFYDVSFNLSKIKNEVTDLAGREEINLGSSRISYKHKVGAPAHSFFGYKSDGLIREESELDKYAGGSFPTKKVGDIALMDINGYDAEGNLTGEPDGVVNEADRTIIGSRYPEFFYGGVISGGYKNLSLSIQLQGSHGSDEYFGPGQSTDLFQLMTSFAQNEDVRLYDRYHPTKNPDGTFPLLNKNGSGGNEQFSDFWLENASYLRIQNITLSYDLPTALISKAQIDNLGVYFSVQNAHTFTKNHNPEVGNATATGSGLNAFVTGVPIPRTLTLGIKAAF